The Huiozyma naganishii CBS 8797 chromosome 1, complete genome genome window below encodes:
- the MFM1 gene encoding Mfm1p (similar to Saccharomyces cerevisiae LPE10 (YPL060W); ancestral locus Anc_8.522), with product MLSRIGRPAVTAVGRCYTSISNNATSTLLQKTLIQNNNMLSGYGANTIRCTIFNIGGDMTAPSLEMKRDELVSKHGLLPRDLRKIEKSKHNDLVPSLLVRRNGILLSLLAHKALIKPDMVLIFDSVGSSISLNSTTQQNFITDLQRRLKNCGENAQVPDPLPYEFRVLEAIFTDALSNLTSELKVLLAMSDGILNDLEYNITRDKLRFLLIQNKKLSAFYKKSLLVRDMIDDLLEQDDVMCDMYLTDKANGRTHLDDDHDEVEMLLETYHNYIDEIVQMSENAISNVKTTEEVINIILDSNRNQLMLLGVRFSIGMLSLGGAIFVGSVYGMNLENLIEETNYGFTSAVVVGCISTVWLYVASIRKLHRLQKMTLLNPMDVVRKKK from the coding sequence ATGCTCTCGAGGATCGGTAGACCCGCAGTCACGGCGGTGGGCCGGTGCTACACGTCGATCTCCAACAACGCGACCTCAACGCTCTTGCAGAAAACACTCATCCAGAACAATAACATGCTCTCAGGGTACGGCGCAAACACTATCCGGTGTACCATATTCAACATCGGCGGGGACATGACCGCTCCCTCCTTGGAGATGAAGCGGGATGAGCTCGTCTCGAAGCACGGACTGCTACCGCGGGACCTTCGGAAGATAGAGAAGTCGAAACACAACGATCTCGTGCCCAGCCTCCTGGTGAGGAGAAACGGGATCCTGCTAAGCCTCTTGGCACACAAGGCACTCATAAAACCGGATATGGTACTCATCTTTGATTCCGTCGGCAGCAGCATATCTTTGAACTCCACCACACAGCAGAATTTCATCACGGACTTACAAAGGAGACTAAAGAACTGCGGTGAGAACGCACAGGTGCCGGACCCACTACCGTACGAGTTCAGGGTGCTGGAAGCTATTTTCACCGACGCGCTGTCGAATCTGACAAGCGAACTGAAGGTCTTGTTGGCGATGTCCGATGGGATCCTGAATGACTTGGAGTACAACATCACAAGGGATAAACTGAGGTTCCTGCTCATtcaaaacaagaagttAAGTGCGTTCTACAAGAAATCGCTACTGGTGAGGGACATGATCGATGACTTACTAGAACAAGATGACGTCATGTGCGACATGTACCTCACGGACAAAGCCAACGGGAGGACACATTTGGACGACGATCACGACGAGGTGGAGATGTTACTGGAAACGTATCACAACTACATCGATGAAATAGTGCAAATGAGCGAAAATGCCATTTCAAACGTGAAAACAACCGAGGAAGTTATCAACATCATCCTGGattcaaacagaaaccagTTGATGCTTCTCGGGGTCCGTTTCAGTATCGGAATGCTGTCTCTGGGGGGGGCAATCTTCGTAGGGTCTGTGTACGGTATGAACTTGGAAAATTTGATAGAGGAGACGAACTACGGATTCACTTCGGCGGTTGTCGTCGGTTGCATATCCACGGTTTGGCTCTACGTTGCCAGTATCCGTAAGTTGCACAGACTCCAGAAAATGACGCTACTGAACCCAATGGACGTAGtaaggaagaaaaaatag
- the ALD6 gene encoding aldehyde dehydrogenase (NADP(+)) ALD6 (similar to Saccharomyces cerevisiae ALD6 (YPL061W); ancestral locus Anc_8.525), translating to MPQHKIAQPQHIVLPNGLEYDQPTGLFINNEFIESSHSKKISVQNPSTEETIGDVFSGSKEDVEYAVDVAEHAFQESDWATQDPKNRAKLLNKLADLMEEELELIASIESLDNGKTLALARGDVGLSINCIRDAASYADKINGRTIETGDGYMNFTLREPIGVCGQIIPWNFPLMMLSWKVAPALAMGNVLILKPASATPLNALYFASLVKRVGFPSGVVNIIPGGGREVGTVITEHPRIRKVAFTGSTDIGKDIAVKASGSNLKKITLELGGKSAHLVFNDANIEKTLPNLVDGIFKNAGQICSSGSRIYVQEGIYDKLLSSFKTYVENLKVGSPFDEDNFQGAITNEEQFNTIMKYIGLGKEEGAKVLTGGGRVGTKGFFVAPTIFYDVHEEMRVVKEEIFGPVVTISKFKTLEEGVKMANDSEFGLGAGIETENLSTALKVAKLLKSGTVWINTYNDFDSRVPFGGVKQSGYGREMGEEVYHCYTEVKAVRIKL from the coding sequence ATGCCTCAACACAAAATTGCTCAACCACAACACATCGTGCTGCCAAACGGCCTCGAGTACGACCAGCCCACGGGTctgttcatcaacaacgagTTCATCGAGTCGTCTCACTCGAAGAAAATCTCCGTGCAGAACCCTTCCACAGAGGAGACCATCGGTGACGTGTTCTCCGGTTCCAAAGAGGACGTCGAGTACGCCGTCGACGTTGCTGAACATGCGTTCCAGGAGTCCGACTGGGCCACCCAGGACCCAAAGAACAGGGCTAAGCTGCTAAACAAACTGGCCGACCTCatggaggaggaactggaGTTGATCGCCTCGATCGAGTCCCTGGACAACGGTAAGACCCTTGCCTTGGCCCGTGGTGACGTCGGTCTGTCTATCAACTGTATCAGGGACGCCGCTTCGTACGCTGACAAGATCAACGGGAGAACCATCGAGACCGGCGATGGGTACATGAACTTCACGCTAAGAGAACCAATCGGTGTCTGCGGTCAAATCATCCCATGGAATTTCCCTCTGATGATGTTGTCCTGGAAAGTCGCTCCTGCACTTGCCATGGGTAACGTGCTCATCCTGAAGCCAGCATCAGCGACCCCATTGAACGCTTTGTACTTTGCATCGTTGGTCAAGAGAGTCGGGTTCCCCAGCGGTGTCGTGAACATCATCCCAGGTGGTGGTAGAGAAGTCGGGACTGTGATCACAGAGCACCCAAGAATCAGGAAAGTCGCATTCACCGGGTCTACCGATATTGGTAAAGATATCGCCGTCAAGGCCTCTGGTtccaacttgaagaagatcacTCTGGAGCTGGGTGGGAAGTCCGCTCATTTGGTCTTCAACGACGCAAACATCGAAAAGACTTTGCCCAACCTTGTTGACgggatcttcaagaacgcAGGGCAGATCTGCTCCTCAGGGTCCAGAATATACGTCCAAGAGGGGATCTACGACAAGTTGCTTTCAAGCTTCAAGACTTACGTCGAAAACTTGAAGGTCGGTTCCCCCTTCGACGAGGACAACTTCCAAGGTGCCATCACGAACgaggaacagttcaacaCCATCATGAAATACATTGGCCTCGGTAAGGAGGAAGGTGCTAAAGTGTTGACCGGTGGTGGTAGAGTCGGCACGAAGGGGTTCTTCGTCGCACCAACGATCTTCTACGACGTCCACGAGGAAATGAGAGTCGTCAAGGAGGAAATCTTTGGGCCTGTGGTCACCATCTCCAAGTTCAAGACTTTGGAGGAAGGTGTCAAGATGGCCAACGACTCCGAGTTCGGTCTGGGTGCTGGTATCGAGACAGAGAACTTGAGCACCGCTTTGAAGGTCGCCAAGCTGTTGAAGTCGGGGACTGTGTGGATCAACACCTACAACGACTTCGACTCCAGAGTGCCCTTCGGTGGTGTCAAGCAGTCTGGGTACGGTAGAGAAATGGGTGAAGAGGTCTACCACTGCTACACGGAGGTCAAGGCCGTCAGAATCAAGTTGTGA